The stretch of DNA CGGTTCCAAGTGGTCGTCGACCGGCCACACCTCCAAAAGGTGCTGTTCGATCGCCTCGGTTATCGGTTCGCCATGACTGACCGCTTCGTGGCGGCCGCGGACGGAAACGCGCAACCGGACCCAGCCAGCCGGGACCATGATGCGGGTCGGCGTGTCGGCGACGTAGAGCTCACGAAGGTCGAGCTGCCCGTCCCCGCAGTCCAGAGTCCACTCCGCGGCCATATCCCAGGCACGATCGACCTGGTCAGGTGCCGCTCGGTGCACATGCACGGTCACGGCGACCGGTCCCCACTCGGTCCCGCACAGAATCGTGACCCAGTTGTCCCCACCGACGAACAGTCCATAGACGGGATCCGACCACGGATTTTCTTCGCCCGGCTGTCCACGCAGCTGGTACTGACCGTCCCTGGAATAGACGGTCAGTACCAGCGGAATCGATGCTTCACTCACGAATCGTGCTCCTGCTCTACCAGGCGGGAGTTCCGTCTGCGAGCACAGCTTGAACGTAGAACGAGTCGCGATCAAGGACGCGATACCGGTCGTAGTTAGCGTTCGTCAGACCGCCCTGGGAACGATTCGCTCCGATGGGAACGGTACGAGTGGATCGGTCGTCCGGAGCGGCTCCGTCGCCTCCCTGGTACGTGGTGGCCAACGGGCATTCGTCGCAGCTCGGATCCCCACATCTATGCGTCTTGCAGCGCTTCGCGAACCTTCTGGTGAAAGCCCTCTAGGAGGCTTGGGAGTTCGTTCGCGATTACTTCGACGCCACCGGACTCGACCTCGTAGGTGGATCCGACGAGGGCGCCGCCTTGGAGGAGGTAGATTTTGCCATCTGAACGACTCAGGGCGAACAGCCCTCCACCGCCGTCGGACCCGATGACGATGACCGAGTCCTCGACAGCGCCCGTAACGCGGGTGGGTTGACCGTCTTTCGCGCCGTCGACAACCGCTGTGGCCGATTCGATAAACAGGCCGTTCTGCACGTCGGGAAGTGATACCTCGTGAACTTCCGAGTAGAACTCAAGCAGGTCCGAAGAAGCACCCATCGACGAAAGTTCGGCGATGGCTTCGCTCTCGCCGCCAGCTTCCGCCCTGGTCACCACGTTGTCGTCGGGAGGGTATCCGAAAATGCCCTCGAATCCGCGCATGAGTTCGTCGAGGTCTTGCGACATCGACTGAACCCAGTCATTTAGGCTCTGCCCAGAAATATTCACCGTAGCCCCTATCGATCTGGCTCGTTACGTCTTCGATCTCAGCTCGCGTAGGGTTCGGGTTGAGATCGTGGAACCACTTCCACTGATTCGTGATTTCCTGGTGGACGTTGGCCCCGCGAGATCCCATCCTACTACCGGGGATCCCGCGCATGTTGGACGGCGCGTCGAAGTCGAAGTCGTGGAATTCCGGGTGGTTCCGGTACTCCTGCGGCACCGCGTGGTGGGCGTCCCAGTCCTTCGGGAGTCGCTGGAAGCCATTCTTGTTCAGCCAAGCGTTGAATCTGCCACGGTAGTTGTCCTTACTGATGGAGGGGAATTCGGGGTCGCGTCCTGCCGCCTGGCCGCCCTGGTAGGGCGAGAGCCCTACCGGGTCCGATAACCGGAAGGGGTTGTCGACGTACGAAGTCGGATTCGGCGCCGGTCCCAGTCCAAGCGGGTCCGCGGATGCGTACTGTCCTGTTTCGGGCGAGTAATGCCGGTGGTAGTTGTAGTAGAGTTCACTTTCCTCATCGTGGTACTGGCCGGGAAAGCGCAGCGGCGTAGCGGCGTCGTGTTCCCGTCGACCGGGCACGGTTCCCCACATTGTCATGCGGCTATGCCAAGCGACCGCGCCGTCATCATCGACCAGCTCCGCGGGAGAACCCACGAGATCAGTGACGATCAGGTGGAAGCGCTCGTCGATGGTTTCTTGGGACGCCTCGCGGAGAGATCCCCGTTCTCGTTGGGTGACCGGACGGAACGTTCCTGGTTCGTAGTCCCAGACCATCACCGACGCATTGGCAGATTCCGGGTTTTCCGCGCTTTCATGAGTCTGGGATTGCTCCGCGAGCTGTGCGCCGTCCCAGGCGAACGTGACCTGCTCGATGATCGAGCCGTCCAGGGCGAGACGTTGCTTGGCGGTGCGTCGCCCCAAGGCGTCGTATCGATAGCGCCAGTGGGATCCCTCCGGTGTGGCCACACGCGTAAGCCGGTCATCGGCGTCCCAGGTGTATCGCCATGTGGCGGGCTTCTGCGACAGGCGCTTCTGCTGCCGCAACACCAACCGGCCTTGCGCGTCGTGTTCGTAGCGGACCTTGCCGGCTCGCCTGATCAGGCTGCCGCTGTATTCGCGCTCGCCCAACGCCTCGGACTCGCTCTCCGGCGCAGGCCACGATGCACTGGTGATGTTGCCCGCCGTGTCGTAGGCGTAGCGTTCACTCCACCCGGAACCGTGCACAGCGGTGACGCGTCCGACGTGGTCAAGGTCGAAGCGACGAGGCCCCGCGATCTGGTCCTCGATGCCGACCAAGTAGCCGTCGGGACGATAGGCGTAGGCACGATGCTGGGTCTGCCTTTCGGCCGTTCCGATCACGGCCTGTGCCGTGAGCTGATGGTTGGCGTCCCATTCTTGGGTCAGCGCCACATTCGCTCCGAGGGATCTGCGGATTTCTCGCCCGGCTGCATCGTGGCTGAACCGCACCGTGCGTCCCGCGGTGTGCAGCGCGAGCGGGTTGCTTCCCTCGTCGTAGTCCCACACGCTTTCCGCGCCGGAGGGAGTGAGTCGTCGAGTGCGCCGTCCCAGTGCGTCGTAGGTCGAGCTGACAGTGCGGCCGTTGACGGATTCAGTGAGCACGCGGCCCAGCGAGTCACGTTCAAAGCGCACCTGTGCGTCGTCGTTGGTTGCTTCCAGCAGCCTTCCGAGGGCGTCATAGCGGAACGACGCCACAGAACCTCCACTGCGGCGTTCGAGGACCTGGCCCAACGGATCACGGAGGAACGAGGTCGTCTCGCCCGCTCCGTTGGTGCGTGCAACGAGTTCACCTGCGGCGTCGTGCTGGTAAGTGAGGGTTCGTCCGTCGAAGTCGTGCTCGGCGGTGAGGTTGCCCGCAGCGTCGTATTCGTAGCTCCACACCAAGCCGCGCTGGTTCGTGACGCTGACGAGTCGGAGTTCGGTGTCGTAGCCGAATTCCAGTCGCGTGCCGTCGGGACGGACTTCGGCCGAGGGCAGTTCGAAGTGCGTGGCTTCGGAACGGGTGGTCTGACCGAGCGGGTCGATGTGAGTGCGGAGGTTGCCCTCGCCGTCGTAGAGCCACCGTTCGGTGGCACCACTGGGTAGGATCCGCCATGCGGGTTTGCCGTCGACGGTATAGCCGAGCCGGGTCACGCCGCCAACCGGATCGATGTTGGCGACGACGCGGCCGAAGCCGTCCCGCTCGTACCGGGTCGTCCCGCCGGTCGGCCCGGTAATCGCCGTCGGAAGTCCCGCCGCGTTCGTTTCGACCGTACTGGCATGCCCCAACGTGTCGGTGACAGCAGTGAGATGGCCGCGCTCGTTGTAGCCGTAGGCGGTTACCGCGCCCATCGGGTCGATGACCCGGGTGAGGTTGCCCGCGTCGTCGTACTCATGACGCTTGAGCGTGCCGTCGGGCGCGATCATGGTAACCGGCTGCCGTAGCTCGTTGTACTCCACGGAAATCCGGTTGCCGTCCGGCCTAAGCACGGTCGTGACGTTCCCGTTGTCGTCATACCAGTACCGCGTGGTGCGCCCGAGGGGGTCGGTGCGCGAGGAAAGCCGCCGGTGCTCGTCCCATTCGGACAATGTCTCGCTGCCCAACGGGCCGACCTCGCGGATGATTTTGCCGTCATCGTTGAGGTGGTATTCAGTCTGATTGCCGAGGGAATCGGTGAGGTAGGTGATCGAGTTGTCGCTGTCGTACGCCAGCGTGCAGCTGAGGAACCCGTCTGCGCCTTCCCCGCGGATGCAGCGGCCTTCGCCGTCGTAGGTGAAGCGGTACGAGCTGCCGACGCGGTCTTGCCAACCGGTGATGCGACCGGCGTCGTCGTAGTCGAACCGCATCGGTTGTCCGGAGGCGTTGATGACCTCGGTGAGCCGGTCTCCCCGGTACCGGTAGCGCATCAGCGGCACGTCCGCGCCGTTGTCAGCGCCGCACAGGTACAGCGCCGTCACGAGGCGGTCGGTGGTCTCGATCCGGATCCGGTAGCCACCGCTGTGGCGGACCTCGGTGGGCAGACCGGTGTCGTCGTGGACGAAGTCGATGCGGTGGCCGTTGCGGTCGGTGATCGCCGTGAGCGGCCAGTGCGTGTCGTGCTGCGTGAAGTGCAGGAACCGTCCCTGCTCCACGTCGGTGAGCACATACTCGCCGTCCTCGGTACGGGTCAGCGGCCATTGCGGCCCGACGCGTGGAAGGACCGTGACCCCGGGCATCGGGTCCGGGTAGGCCAGCGCGAGGGCGTCGTCCGAGGCGAAATACGCGCCATCGCCGTCGACTTCCAAGCGCTGGTCCAATGTGGATGCCCAACTCGACCCGAACGCCTGCCCGATCCGATACGACGACAGATGAGTCCGGCGTAGCACCAACGGAAGAACGCCGTCGAGCTCGACATCGGTCTGCGTCTGCAGCATGCGCCCGCTGTTGACGTCGATCGGGTCTCCGCCCGTGGTCAGGGATTTCGTCTCGTCGGTGTGGCTGGCGAGGTCGCCGCCGTGCTTGGTGCCTCGGGCGTTCTTGGCAACCTTGGACAGGCCCCCGACCACTTTGCTGCCGAGTTTGGCGACCTTGCCGAACGGGATGACCGTTAATGCCGTGTCCACGAGGATCGAGGTGAGGCTGCCTTCGCCGGTGGCGGCGTAGATACCGGCGTCAATGGCCAGCGCCGCACCACCGGTGATGCCCGCGGCGATCAGGAACGCTCCGCCGACGGCGTTGCCGACCACCGGGATCGCCTGCAGCACTAGGCCGACGACCGCGAGCGCACCCGACACCACCTTGAGCGCTTCCGAAATGCTCTTGAGCACGTCCTTGTTCTCGCGGATGAAGTCCCGGCCCTGCCCGATGAGGTCATAGCTGGCTGGAGGCTCCTGGAACCGCATCTCCTTGGCCTCGTTGATGCGGTTCGTGCACTCCCGCGCGGCTGCGGTCATCTCCGTGCGCAGACCATTGGCCTTGTCCACACAGTCCTGCCAGGCCACGCGCGCTGACGACAACGCCGCCGAGGCGTCCCCGGTATCCGATTCGTACGGGGTTCCAGGCGGTGGCGGAGCATGCCCGGCCGGGGCATGAGCGGCGCGATCTTGCTCAGACCGAGCATGAGCGCGGTCGGCCGACTGAGCGCGCTCCACACGTCCCTCACTGGCCTTGAGCTGCTCCCACAGGCCGGGCGCCTGATGCGCCAGCGGTCGCATCTTGCCCTGCAGCTCCGACAATCGCGACGAGAAGGTGTCCAACGCCGTCCCGACCTGGCTGAACGCCGTCCCGGTCACCCGCAGGTTCGGCGGCAGCTCCGAATCGACCTTCTCCCGGAACTGCTCAGCCTCCGGCCCCTGAAACTGGCCGGTATCCATGCCGGTGATCCGCTCGGCTGCGTGCGACGCGGACCCGCCGAAGCGGTCATACCGGCGCGCCGAACCCGCGATCGCTTCCGGTGATCCACCCAGCGAGAACAAGTGCTCCGGAAAATCCGCCATCGCGACCCCCAAATCACCAGGGCTCATGTCCGCGGTGGTGTGCGCCGACACCTCTGCACGGGCGACACCGCGACGAGCACTCAAGCGCGACCACTATCCATGATCACGACAGACCGCTGGCAGTTTACGACACCGGCTTGTCCCGTAGTGGCCGAACGAAGAATCCCGTCCTCCAGAAGCACACAGCCGAGCCGTCGCGGGCATCTATCGGCAGAGGGCATCCAGGCTGTTCTGGCCTGTCAGTCGGCGAGATCAAGCGAGTCCAGCTGGTCTTGGATGCGGTCGGCTTCGGGGTCGCCGATGTTGTCGGCGATCTGGAGTGCGCGGCGCCATGCCTGTGCGGCGTCGTCGGGGTGGTGTTGGGCTTTGCGGGTTTGGCCGAGGATGTCGAGGGCGTCGACTTCGCTGAACTGGGCGGTGTGTTCGTGGGCGTAGTCGGCGGCGTGCTGGGCGAGCTCGGCCGCGTCGGCGAGTTCGTGTTGGTGCAGGCGGGTTTCGGCGAGGCGGGTGTAGGCGTAGCAGTGCAGCAGCGGGTCGCCGCCGACGGGGAGTTGTTCGACCGCGCGGGTCAAGTCGGCGGCGGCCGTGTCGAGGTCGCGGGCGGCGAGGTTCAGGGTTCCTCGAAGGGAACGTGCGCTCGCGGACGCGGAGGTGCCGCCGATGCTGTCGAGGGCGTCGATCGCCTCGGTCAGCGTTGCGGTGACGGTGTCGGGCGAGTCTCCGCGGAGTAGTTGGGCTCGTCCGAGTCCTTGGGCGGCCCAGCCGATATCGCGCAGGTCGCCGCGCCGGCGGCGGAGTTGCAGGGCTTGCTCGAGATGCTCCACGGCGTCGTCAAGGTGGTGTCGTTCGGTGTCGATGTAGCCGAGGATGTTGAGCATCCAGGCGTGACCTTCGACCGAGTCGGATCGCTCGGTGACCTCCAAGACCTGCTGCGTCAGTCGATACGCCTGGTCATAGCTTTTCACGAGGATGATGTAGCTGAAGGCGCTGGCGACGAGTTGCCAGGCGAGCCGGTTCCATCCTTTGTCGATGGCGGTGCGGACGGCAGCGGGGAGGTATTCCCAGCGGGATTCCGACCAGGCAAGGGCGGCTTCGTAGGAGTCGAAATGCGGTGGGCGGACCCCGGCCGGTGGCGGTTCCAGCGGAGGACCGGCGGCGCGGTCGGGGGCGAGCATGACGCCGGCGTTGGCCCAGCCGTGCAGCATGTAGCCGAGGGTGCGTTCGGCGGCGTTGTCGCGGACCGCGCGCGAGTCGACACGGTGTGATTCTTCGAGCGCGAAAGCCCGGTGCAGCTCGTGGTATTTCCATTCGCGGCCGTGCTTGGTCAAAAGCGACACATCGGCGACGGCGTTGAGTAGCTCGCGGACTTGCGGGGTGTCGAGACCGGTGATCGCTGCCGCCGACTCCGGGGTCACGTCCGGCAGGTAGGCGCACAGCCGCCAGGCCCGGGCCTGTTCGTCGGTGAGGTGCTCGTAGGAGGCGCGGGCGGCGCCGCGCACGGCATCGGGAGGGACGGTGTCGGCGGACATTTCGGCGATCATCTCCTCGTCGGCATCATGCGCGGCGATGTAGTCCCCGAGTGCTCGCAATGCCAGCGGCAGCCCCGCGCCGCGGGCGGCGAGACCGGCTACCCGGTGGTGCGGTTGGTGGGCGCGGGCGGCGATCAGGGCGGTGGCGTCGTCGATGTTCAGTGGTGGCACCGATACCCACCGGACCCGTCCGGGCACGTCGGGCACTCGATCACGACTGGTTATCAGCACCACGCTACCGGGCGAGGCCGGGATCAGGGCAGAGATCTGATCGGATCGAGCGTTGTCCACACCGATGATGTAGCGCTTGTCCAGCAGGCTGCTGCGCCACAGTCCGACGAGTTCGTCGAGGTCGGACGGGAGTTCGGTCACCGGGGTCTGGGTGGTCAACGCGCACCATGAGCGCAGCACCGTGGCCGGGATGCGAGGCCCGGTGTTGGTGTCCCACCCGCGCATGTCGGCCCACAACACCCCGTCGAAACGCTGCCGTAGCTGCGCAGCGGCCGTGGCCGCGACCGCGGTTTTGCCGATGCCTCCCGGGCCGGTCAGCACCAGCGTCATCGGCGACGACGTACCGGGGCTTGTCGGTGAGGTGGCCTCCCGGGTGATCGTTTCCAGCAAGGCGACGCGATCGACGAGTTCTTCGACCGGGGGAACCTGGGCCACTACGGCGGCAGCGCGCCCGTGGGCGTTGCCTGCGGGGTCGTCGCCGTTGACCGGCAACCGCGACACGGCGTCGACGAAGTGACCGCTGGTTTCCAGCTCGCGATCAAGAATCTCGGCCAACTCGCGCCGCAATCGGCGGTGTCCTGCCTCGAGCCGGGAGAGCTGGCCGTGGCTGATGCTGATCTGTTTGGCGAGTTCCCGCACCGACAGATCGCGCTTGCGTCGCCACTCCTTCACCAGCGCGCCCACACGGTGATCGTCCACGCGCACCTCCGGAAACAGCCTCGCTCCCGCCTCGGTGATAACACGCCAGGGACGAACGAACCCAGATGCTCACTCGTCCGAGTGATTCCGTGGTGCCAAGCGTGAGGTTCCAAAGTTTGGCACCACGGAACCACTACCGGAACCACCACCACGCCACCCACGGTTCAGCTCAGGCAAGAAAACGAAATCTCGCTCCCCTGAAGCAGCAATTCAACATCATTCGAGAAGGAGCAGGTTATGAGCGACACCGTGGGATGGACGGCGACCGCACCGGAAGTCGTCGGCAACGCCGCGCTGATCCATTACGTGTGCACCCGTAGCACGAGGCTGGAGGCCGAGAACGGCGAACTGCGCAGGCAGATCGAGTTCTGGCGTGATTACACCGGTGAACTGGAACGAGAACTGGCGCGGGCCAGCGCGCAGGCCTGGGACACCGTGGCCGAAGTACCGATCCGCGCGGTGTGGGAGTCCATCGTGGACGCCCGCCTGGCCGGTGAACCCGGCCGTACCGCGGTGGTCTGGGCCGATCTCGACCACTTCAAGCAGGTCAACGACCGGCACGGGCACCTCGTCGGCGACGCGGTGCTGCGCGAGGTCGCGCGCCGTCTGCAGGACGCCTTCGCCGTGCGCTCACCGGTGGTGACGCGGCTGGGCGGGGACGAGTTCGGCGTCGTCGTCAGCGACCTCGACGAGAACACGGATCTCGCGCGGTTCGCCACGTTGATGCTCGAACCGGTCCCGCTCCCCGCTGGACGGTCGGTGCACGTGTCCGCCTCGGTCGGATACGCCCACGCCGCCGAGCTGCCCTGTGGAGCGGGCCGGGACGAGCTGTTGCGGCGCGCCGATGCGGGCGTCTACGCGCACAAGCCCGACACGGCCGCCGAGGTCCGCTGCACACCTGGCCCGCGTGGCCGCGCGCGGGCCTCGGCCGATGCGGTGCTGGGAGCGGCGCGATGAACCGCGAACACACCAACGCGCACACGGAACAGGATCTCGGACGTGACCACGATGCTGTGCGGGCTCGTCGCCGCCCCGCTGGTGACCCTCGGGTTGATGCCGTGGTTTCCCAGCTGGCCGGTGTGGACGCCGACCTTGATCGGGGCGGGAATGGCGGTGCTGTCGGCGGCGGTGCACGCGCGGTTCGCGGCGGATCCGGCGTGGGCGGCGTGGTGGTGGCTCGCGGTGATCGGCACGGTGCTCGGCCTGATCGACACCAAGCATCACCGGCTGCCGTACCCGTGGCTGACGATCCTGGCGATCGGCGGCGTAACCATGCTCGGAGCAGTGCGCCCCGAGCTGATCGGATGGTTGATCGGCGCGAGCCTGCTGGTACTGGCGCTCGGGCTGCTGGTGCAGTGGCTGATGCCGAGCGAGGTCGGATTCGGCGACACACTCCTGCTCGCCGCGCTGGCACCGTTCTGGGCCTGGCACGGCTGGACGACCGTGCTCACCGGACTGACCACGGCGCACCTGATGCTCGGGGCTTTCGCGGGGCTGGCATGGTTGTCCAGGCTCCGCGAGCCAAGCACGCGAATCGCGGCCGGACCGGGGCTGCTGTTGGGGGCGTGGATTCCGTTGCTGTGAGCCGGATCCGACGCTGCTTCGCGGCGGCTGGCGTCGTGCTAGCAGCCGGGCTGCTGGCCTCCTGCGCGAGTGCGACGCCTCCGGCACCGCCAGAGGAACCGGCGATCGCAGCGCCTCCACAAGCGCAGGCCGGGCATTCTGGTCCCGACGGGGACGTCGAGCGTGCGTATGAGCGGTTTTGGCAGGTGTCGCGGTCGTTGCCGCAGCGTCCGGTCGAGCGCTGGCGCCCGGAGTTGGAACGGGTCGCGGCCGGACCGATGGCCGAGACGATCCTGGCCAACCTGGCACAACAGCGCGCGGCCGGAATCGGCTTGTACGGGGAGATTCACCCCCGCATCACCGGAGTTCGCTTCGAGGGCACTCGTGCGGTGGTGACCGATTGCCAGGACACCAGCCAGTCCGGGCAGGCCGAGGCCGGCACCGGTAAGCCCCGCACGGTCGGCGTCGCCCGCAACCTCACCTCCGGCACGCTCGAACGCGGCCGAGACGGGACCTGGCGGGTCGTGCGCATCGACTACCCGCACGGAGGCTGCTGATGCGCCCGCGCCGCGGTGTTCTCGCAGTCCTGACCTGCCTCGGAGCGGGCACGCTGCTGCCAGTGCCCGCGGTGGCCGACGGCGACGTGGTGGTCACGCCCGGGGATGCGGACGGGCTCTACGGTGCCCCATCGGTCGACCTCGGCGCCGTGGCGGGCGGGACGCCGTCGTCTCCGGGCCAGTCCGGCTCGGCGCCCTCGGGTAGGGCGGAAGCCGGTGCCGGGGTGGCGGGGCCGCCGTTGGGGTTGAGTTGGTCGGCACCGGGAAGCGGGGTGCCGGAATGGTTCACCGTGGCACCGGAGTTCCGGTTCCCGGACTTCAGTGACCCCGCGGTCGCGCCCTCGCCGGATGTGCTGGCGGGACAGGCCGCCGGGCAGTTGCGGTTGCCGTTGCCGACGCCGCGGCATTCGCCGGATCTGCGGTTGCCGGACGGGCGCGCGGCCACGGTGGTCGGCGAGCACACCTGGTTCTGGACCGAACCCGGCGCGTGGCGGCCGGTATCGCGGCGGACCCAGGCCGGGCCGGTGTGGGTCGAGGTCACCGCCACACCCCGCACGTTGAGCCTGGATCCCGGGACCGGACAACCAGCGTCCTCCTGCACCGGGCCAGGGACTCCCTACAACCGGTCGTTCGGATTGCACGCCGCTTCCCCGGATTGCGATGTGGTGTTCGCGCACTCCTCAGCGGGCCGTCCTGGCGAGCAGGTCCCGGCTCGGTGGGCGATCACCTGGCAGGTGTCCTGGCGAGGGTTCGACGGCACCGCCCCGGTCGGCGGCACCTTAGCGCCGATGACCTCCCGCGCCGAAGCCGAGTTGGCCGTGGCCGAGGCCCAAGCCCTCACCACCGACTAACGCAACTCGTTTTTCTCGTCGATTTTCCTTTCTTCCTTGGGGATACCTATGTCCACAACAGACACAGCACGCGCCAGCAGCTCTGCGGCACGAGAACCGACGACCCCACGCGTACCGCGCAAGCGACGCTGGTGGATGTGGGGCACCGCCCTCGTGCTCGTGCTCGGTGCCGCCGGGGGCAATGCCGCGCTGATCGCTCAGGTCGCGGATCGGGAGCCGATGCTGGTGCTGGCCCGCGATGTTCCGTGGGGCGAGCGCATTTCCGGCGCCGATGTGCGGCAAGCAGACCTTCCCGCCCCGGTCGGGGACTTCGCCGTCCCGGACACCGAACGCGGCCAGGTCGTGGGGTTGGTCGCCGGGCACAACCTCAAGGCCGGGAGCCTGCTGGCCCACAGCGACCTGATTCGCCAAGCGGTCCCTGGTCCTGGGCAGCAAGTGGTCGGGCTGCGGCTCGAACCCGGCCGGTTTCCCGCCCGCGGGCTGGCACCGAACGATCCGGTCGTCGTGCGGCCTGCGCCTGAGAACTCCAGCACCGCGGCGGATTCCGGCGCACAGATCAGCCCGCAGGGCACCGAGTTCACCGCTCGCGTCGTGCGCAGTTCCCCACCCGATGCCGACGGGGCGATCACGGTCGACCTGCTCGTTGCCGAGGACACCGCGTCGGCGGCCGCACAAGCAGCAGTCACTGGTGCCCAGGTGAGCCTGCTCGGCCCACCGCACTGAATTGCCCATGAGTGAAAGGAGTTGTGGCATGGCGATCACGACGGTGATCAGTGCGCTCGGTGCGCCGGGCGTGTCCACGACGGTGGCGGCGTTGGCCACCGCCTGGCCCGGCCCGGTGCTGGCCGTGGATGCCGATCCGGTGCGCGGGTCGCTGGTGCCGGGCTGGCTCTCGCGCTGGTGGGTCGACGGGCGCATCACGACCGAGGCCGGGGTGGTGACCTTCGCCGCCAGTACCCGGCGGATGACCTCGGTGCCGGCCGAAGGACTGGTGGGGCACACCGCGGAAGTGCCGAACGCGCGCCACATCCGGGTGCTGCCCGGAGTGGTGCACGCCGAGCAGGCGGTCGCGATCGGCGCGGACGGCTGGTCGCGGCTGGCCAGCGCCCTGCGGGACCTGTCCGAGACGGGTCCGGATGTGCTGGTGGATGCGGGCCGGTGGTGCCCGCAAACACCGTGGCCGCTGCTGAACGCGGCCGACCGCGTGCTGCTAGCGGTACGGCCGAACCTGCGGTCCTGCTCGGGCAGCACGGACCTCGCCCGCCACTTGGCCGACCGGTTCGAGCGCGTCGAGCTGGCGGTGCTGGCCGCGGACTCCCGCGGTGCCTCCGATACCGCCCGCGCCGTGGACGCGCCTCGCGGGCTGACGCTGCCCGATGACACACCCAGCGCCCGCGTGTTCGCCGACGGCGCGACCGAGCCGCTTCATCTCGCACGGCGTCCGTTGTGGAAAGCGACCCGCCGCACCGCCCGCGTGCTGCACGCCCAAGCGCACAGGCCCGTCGGCTTCCACCGCGGGCTCGAGACAACGCAGGCAGGTGTCGAATGACTCCCACGATGCTGCCGTGGTTCGACGACGGCGACCCCATCCCCGATCCGGCCACTGTGGACACTCTTCGTACCCGTGCCGCGGCCCGGCTCGACAACCACGAACCCGACCAGCACGCGGTCGTGTCCGATGAAGTGTTCGCCTGGGCCGCCGACCGCGCCGCCGCCGGACGGCCACCCATGCCCGAAGCTGTCGAACGGCGCCTCATCCGGGCTGTGCATGGCGGGCTGGCCGGGCTCGGCGGACTCGCCGCGGTGCTGGACCGTGACGCCATCGAGAACATCCACGTCCACGGCCACGACCACGTGCTGGTGAACACCGCAGACGGCACCACCGCCCGCTGGCCGCACCCGGTGGCCGACTCCGACGAAGCGCTGCTGGATCTGCTCGGGGAACTGTTCGCCCGCGCCGGGCGCACGTCGCGGGAGTTCTCCCCGGCCCATCCGATCGCGAACATCCGCATCCCCGCCGGAGGCCCGCTCGGCGCGCGGATCGCGGCGGTGCGCGAACTCTGCGACCGGCCACGGGTGGCGATCCGGCGCCACCGGCTCGCCCACGCCGCCCTGGAGGATCTGCGCGCGAACGGCACCCTCGACGCCCGGCTGCAGCAGTTCTTGTCCGCGGCCGTGGCCGCGGGACTGAACCTGCTGGTCACCGGCGGGCCGTATGCCGGGAAAACCACGCTGTTGCGAGCGTTGTGCCAGGAGATCCCCGCGCCGGAGCATGTGGTCACCGTCGAGGACGACTACGAACTCGGCCTGCACCTCGACCACGGGCGGCACCCGCTGGTCACCGCGTTGGAATCGCGCACCGCCGGCGCCGAAGGCACCGGAGAGATCACCCTCGACGATCTGCTCAAACAAGCCCTGCGGCACTCGCCATCGCGAGTGATCGTCGGTGAGGTCCGTGCCGGGGAGATCACCGCCATGATGCGGGCCTTGGGCAACGGGGCCGCCGGCGGGATGGGCACCCTGCACGCCACCTCCGCCCGGGCCGTGCCGGATCGCATCGCCGCGCTCGGCCAGCTGGCCGACCCGCCCTTGCCGATCGCCGCGGCGCACCGGTGGACCGCCTCGGCGCTGGATGTGATCGTGCACGTCACCCGCCACGACCAACCTGACGGCCGACACCGCACCGTCGGGGAGATCGTGGAAGTCGGCCCCGTCGGCGACGCCGAAGCCCCCGATCTCACTC from Saccharopolyspora sp. SCSIO 74807 encodes:
- a CDS encoding RHS repeat-associated core domain-containing protein, translating into MSPGDLGVAMADFPEHLFSLGGSPEAIAGSARRYDRFGGSASHAAERITGMDTGQFQGPEAEQFREKVDSELPPNLRVTGTAFSQVGTALDTFSSRLSELQGKMRPLAHQAPGLWEQLKASEGRVERAQSADRAHARSEQDRAAHAPAGHAPPPPGTPYESDTGDASAALSSARVAWQDCVDKANGLRTEMTAAARECTNRINEAKEMRFQEPPASYDLIGQGRDFIRENKDVLKSISEALKVVSGALAVVGLVLQAIPVVGNAVGGAFLIAAGITGGAALAIDAGIYAATGEGSLTSILVDTALTVIPFGKVAKLGSKVVGGLSKVAKNARGTKHGGDLASHTDETKSLTTGGDPIDVNSGRMLQTQTDVELDGVLPLVLRRTHLSSYRIGQAFGSSWASTLDQRLEVDGDGAYFASDDALALAYPDPMPGVTVLPRVGPQWPLTRTEDGEYVLTDVEQGRFLHFTQHDTHWPLTAITDRNGHRIDFVHDDTGLPTEVRHSGGYRIRIETTDRLVTALYLCGADNGADVPLMRYRYRGDRLTEVINASGQPMRFDYDDAGRITGWQDRVGSSYRFTYDGEGRCIRGEGADGFLSCTLAYDSDNSITYLTDSLGNQTEYHLNDDGKIIREVGPLGSETLSEWDEHRRLSSRTDPLGRTTRYWYDDNGNVTTVLRPDGNRISVEYNELRQPVTMIAPDGTLKRHEYDDAGNLTRVIDPMGAVTAYGYNERGHLTAVTDTLGHASTVETNAAGLPTAITGPTGGTTRYERDGFGRVVANIDPVGGVTRLGYTVDGKPAWRILPSGATERWLYDGEGNLRTHIDPLGQTTRSEATHFELPSAEVRPDGTRLEFGYDTELRLVSVTNQRGLVWSYEYDAAGNLTAEHDFDGRTLTYQHDAAGELVARTNGAGETTSFLRDPLGQVLERRSGGSVASFRYDALGRLLEATNDDAQVRFERDSLGRVLTESVNGRTVSSTYDALGRRTRRLTPSGAESVWDYDEGSNPLALHTAGRTVRFSHDAAGREIRRSLGANVALTQEWDANHQLTAQAVIGTAERQTQHRAYAYRPDGYLVGIEDQIAGPRRFDLDHVGRVTAVHGSGWSERYAYDTAGNITSASWPAPESESEALGEREYSGSLIRRAGKVRYEHDAQGRLVLRQQKRLSQKPATWRYTWDADDRLTRVATPEGSHWRYRYDALGRRTAKQRLALDGSIIEQVTFAWDGAQLAEQSQTHESAENPESANASVMVWDYEPGTFRPVTQRERGSLREASQETIDERFHLIVTDLVGSPAELVDDDGAVAWHSRMTMWGTVPGRREHDAATPLRFPGQYHDEESELYYNYHRHYSPETGQYASADPLGLGPAPNPTSYVDNPFRLSDPVGLSPYQGGQAAGRDPEFPSISKDNYRGRFNAWLNKNGFQRLPKDWDAHHAVPQEYRNHPEFHDFDFDAPSNMRGIPGSRMGSRGANVHQEITNQWKWFHDLNPNPTRAEIEDVTSQIDRGYGEYFWAEPK
- a CDS encoding helix-turn-helix domain-containing protein, with translation MDDHRVGALVKEWRRKRDLSVRELAKQISISHGQLSRLEAGHRRLRRELAEILDRELETSGHFVDAVSRLPVNGDDPAGNAHGRAAAVVAQVPPVEELVDRVALLETITREATSPTSPGTSSPMTLVLTGPGGIGKTAVAATAAAQLRQRFDGVLWADMRGWDTNTGPRIPATVLRSWCALTTQTPVTELPSDLDELVGLWRSSLLDKRYIIGVDNARSDQISALIPASPGSVVLITSRDRVPDVPGRVRWVSVPPLNIDDATALIAARAHQPHHRVAGLAARGAGLPLALRALGDYIAAHDADEEMIAEMSADTVPPDAVRGAARASYEHLTDEQARAWRLCAYLPDVTPESAAAITGLDTPQVRELLNAVADVSLLTKHGREWKYHELHRAFALEESHRVDSRAVRDNAAERTLGYMLHGWANAGVMLAPDRAAGPPLEPPPAGVRPPHFDSYEAALAWSESRWEYLPAAVRTAIDKGWNRLAWQLVASAFSYIILVKSYDQAYRLTQQVLEVTERSDSVEGHAWMLNILGYIDTERHHLDDAVEHLEQALQLRRRRGDLRDIGWAAQGLGRAQLLRGDSPDTVTATLTEAIDALDSIGGTSASASARSLRGTLNLAARDLDTAAADLTRAVEQLPVGGDPLLHCYAYTRLAETRLHQHELADAAELAQHAADYAHEHTAQFSEVDALDILGQTRKAQHHPDDAAQAWRRALQIADNIGDPEADRIQDQLDSLDLAD